GCGACCACTGCCCCTGTTTCCCTTTGGCCTCTGTTCTGCTctgctttttttatttttctattcctctatttttctttcctttcctttcctctttatttttctattctcAATCATTTCATTTTGTTACCCTTCAGTTCTCTCCTCTTCCAGCAGGGcatcctcctcctctcttctCTATCATTTCATCATGTTATGAATTTTAAgttatatttatcattttttagtaattatatgtatatatgaaAAATCAGAATAGCGGCCATCCCGCTATCCCACTTTTGGGGTCGGCCACTACACGCCACTATCCGGAATTGACTACTATGCTTTAAACAAAGTCCAAGGCAACCTTTGTGATGCATACATGCACTGATGCACATGTATAAGAAACCATAAGGTCATAAAGTCTCAAACTGTGGAAACCGCACTTTATCCTCTATTGCACTCCTCACTTTAGAGGAGCTAAATGCATATAGCTTAAGCTTTTAAAGGGTGATTGCCTTTGAAaaattcaagtttttttttatcaaaacacATACAGCTTACAGCATTACTTAGCATAGAACAGTATGCCAAACCCATATTTATCGCTGAGCAAGAAAATCACATTGCGTCAAAACTGTaaacaagacaaaaaaaattcagagcTTCAGTCCTTAGAAACTCACATGACTTTAGGTGGAGAGACAGATAACTCAAATCCCTCACGTCtcatattttcaattaaaatacctGTTAACACACATGCCATAGTGAACTGCATAAGCACACTTTTGCATATATATAATGGTAAGGAACTAAGGATCATGCAATTTCAAGAAATAGGAACAAACCCAGCTGTAGCTCTCCTCTTCCCTGCACTTCATATGTTTCTGATAAGCCTGGAAGCACATTTATAGCAAGGTTGGTCTCAGATTCAGCCAACAGTCGGTCACCAATTCTTCCCCCAGTCAACTAATAATAATTCCAGCATTAGCCTATTTACTTAATAGAGTATCTAATCATTACAAACATCAAAACATATACAAGAAACAGAGAAACTATAGAATGCAGCTTCAAAGATGAAAAAGGTGCCAGGTATGTGTCTGGATTTGGACAGCCTCAAACAAAAAATTTTACACAAGCAATTGAAGGCAGCAAAGAAGGTACAagtacacaaaaaaaaaaaaaaaaaacttacatgaGTGCCATCACGACCAGCTAAAGGGGAGTCATTTACACCAAAAGTCATGGAAATTGTTGGGGGGTCCAACACAACTGTGGGCAATGCAGACATAACCTAAATAAAAACATAAGTTATTCAAGTGACCAATTACCTGCTAGTAAGATTCTCAAAATTCTAGGCATTAAGTTTATATATAAATTGAATATAAATACATAAATATCAAGAGCTTATTGTTGAAACAGAGGGAAAAAAGAGAGACAATTACAAAaaagagaatatatatatatacatatatatatatttgtaaccaaaaaaaaaaatatatatatatatatatatatatatatatatatatatatatatattaagaatCATATATACAAAGATTACCGTTACAATAATTACAACAcctaatcaactaataattactgaaattatattatttttaacactCCTCCATAGTCTAGAGCATATAAATCATATTCACCAAGTTCGTTACATatataactaattaaaaaaCGTCTGGATGATTTGGTGAAGACATCTGCCAGTATATCCTTGAAATTGACGAAGTAGTGGTAACGTCTCCAGATAAGATCTCCTCTCTCGTGAAATGATAATCTATCTCAATGTGTTTGGTTCATCATGGAATTGAATTTGACTGTTTGAGGCCATATGTGAAGCATCCTGATTATCACATATTTGTGTCACCTGTGTAACTTCCCCAAACCTCGATTCTTTAAGCAATTGTTTGAGCCAGATGAACTTACATGTGGTTGAAGTAATGCCTCATTATTATGCCTACGCATTGGGTCTAGCAACAACATTATGTTTCTTTCTATATCCCAGGAACTCATATTATCACaaataaaaatagtaataaCTGGAACTGGAAGTGGATCTCCTGTTGGTAGGAAAGTCTTCCCAATCTGCATTTGGATAACCCTTAACTGGAGTATGACCTTCGTCTTCATACAATACATGAGCGTTTTCCCTAAAGCTCTTTTAATATAACTTAAGATGCAAATAGTTGTATAATGTCTTTCACGACGATATTACCACACTGACTGCAAAGGAGATGTATGGATGAGTGACAGTGACATAATTCTGTTTCCCAATCTGGATCTGTAAGTGACTCCCCGACATGGCAACTGAGTGGGGCGGGTTCTGCTCTGTCCATCCCCGCCTCGGAAAGTTTAAGGAATTTGGAGATAAAATGATACTCAACCCAATCCCCATGGGGTTAGGTGATGAAACCCGTCTTGGCTGTTCTtaaatcttttttatttaatcttattcacttaattatatttttaaataaatcatgTAGAAACCACATTTCAATTcaaataggcttaaatatgctttaggtccctgaaattgtaaagggaatcaaattgggtccctggAAAAAATTTTAGATATGTaatccctgaaaaaaaaaattaatcaaatcgGGTCAAAAGTGTGTTTCAGTCTTATGTGGCCCAAATTTTTCCTTGTCATCATTTCCCtgtggttttttttattttccatgtTACACAatgattaaataattttttttaattacaactCAGATTAATTCTAACCCTAAATCTAATATCAGATTTCCCAATATTACTCTagaaactcttcttccttccagTTCTTCTCCCTCAGCAGGGAGTGAGAaaaccatcatcttcttcctccagaACCCGAGCCGCTAACCATCATATTTTTGGGTGGGACAGTGGGATAATAGgtagaaaaaaaagagattcaaaatatttttgttttagttttctATTTCTGGAAAGATTCTGGGTTTGAGGGatgaaggaggaagaggaagaagatgaagggggaagaggaagaagatggtggTGGAAGAGAAGGTACTAAAATatgatttaaaaattttataGGGACTAAAACTGATGCGAAAAAAGTCCATGTGGCCTCCCTCAACTGACTAGGCTCGCCACTGGGATGTTGACCAGTCAAAATTGATGACATGTCGACAAAAGGACCCAATTtgactttaaaaaaattcaaggattacatttcaaagaaattttttccaatgaccaaatttgattccctttacaatttcagggacctaaaGCATATTTAAGCCATTCAAATAATTcataaaaatatacaagaatattaaaatgtAAGAACATTAAGAGTTAAATCATGTTATAAGCAATATTGAGTTGATCATTACTATTAAACTACTATTATaattcaaatttttaattatcACATCAGGACGAGTTCGAGGTCGGTTTGGGGTGGGTATTTTCACCCCTAAATCCATATGCGTTCCTGCTTCTTCAGGTTTGGGGTTGGGATTGGTTTTTACAAAAATCCAGTCAAAGCAGGTTTTCTTCGTCAAAGTCGAGCTTGGAGTTGAGGGTGCCCATGGTTTTCGGTTTGACTACCATGCCCTTCACACGGCCGAAGCTTGGCATTGGGGTCCATAGGAATATCAATAGGCTTAGCATTCGTCAGTCCTGTCAAAGTCGAGGCCGGAGTTGAGGGTGCCCATGGGTTCAGGTTTGACTGGCATGCCCTTCACACGGCTGAAGCTTGGCAATAGGAATATCAATAGGCTTAGCATTCATCAGTCCTGTCTTCTATAAAATGTCCTTTGCATACTGCTAATAGTTTAGATCATGTTAGAATAGGATCATTGAGGGTATATGATCTTGGCCCATACATACTTGAAACTCGTACTTTATACTACATTGTACTTCATTCTTTAGTTTCTCaacatagtaaaaaaaaaatatatatatatatatatatatgtgtgtgtatgaGGGTGATTGCACCTAGACCTAGCAGATCGTCTCATTACACTTTACTGTTTACCCCTCCCTCTCTATCATTCTTACTCAAGGGGGAAAAACCCTCCCAGGCGCGTCAAAGGAAGGTTGACCAGAACTAAACTGTTGGACAGTCAACAAAAATGATTGACAGATCTTGAAAAATTTGGCAAGGTGCTGAAATTGCGCTTATTGCAACGTCAAGGTGTCGAAGCAGGTTCGGAGAAGATTCTTATCGTTTTAAGCAATTCGTGGTGGTTTGATGATGTCCGAGGTGAAACAATGTTACAATGTCATTCCAAGGTTGAAATTGTGCAATCCAGGTGCACGACTCTGGTTTCGTCATTTTCCTTTCTATGATAATGCAATTTTTCCTTTATTCGGGTTGAGTCATTTGCTGAGCAATGACCGCAGAAAACATTGAGACTAAGGCTGAAGTGAGGCTCCAAAGCCCGTCACAATATATTTTGGTGTTGTTCCAAAGTTGAAGCCATGTGATTCAGATGTACACCTttgatttcttctttattttagtGTTACAGAAAGTAGAAACCTTCATTATTCGGGTTGTGTCGATTTCTTAGCAAAGTCTACGAAAACATTGGGACAAAGGTTAAAGGCAGCTCTAAAGCCTCTGTCGCTAAAGTTGTGACCACTTCTTCCAAACACACTAATATCAAACTTGACGGGATAGTGAGAAGTGAGAATTAAGTGAGTGGAAAATTTTGGGAAAGGATGGACACTTAATAGAGACATGCCCAGGGGATACAAGGGATAAACATATTTTAGCTTTACGGGTTGACTCTGTTGATAAACTAACATGCTCTGTTATTACTCACTGCAAAATGAAGAGGGAAATACTTCTGGGATTTTCTAAATTTCATTCATGGGTAGTCTGACAATTTGAATCGTATTTATGCTCTATTGCGAGAGATGTTTCTCCCAAAGCAAAATAAGCGCAAGTTGATGGACTATTTCCTAGAGTTTGAGAAATATACTATGTAGCTTACTTCTCTTCTAACGTGTAAGTCTATAGAAGAGATGATGACCTAGTAGAAAACTCATAGCATTGAGTTGGCTATCTAGCCTTGACCACGGGAAAACAAACATCACAACGCACAAATGGAGAAGAAAGATTTTGTCACGCTGAATTCAATGTGTATAAGTGTTGAGTTCAAcagaaatccaaacatacaTTATATAGGCTCATGATTTTCATGTGTAGGTATCAATAACATCCTTCTTCAGCAAAGTTTTAAACGATGTATAGAGtgtatacacacacacacacatatatatatatgatttctGATTTTTTGTAGATTAAGTATCGTGCGCTCTAGAGTATCAATATTATACGCATCTGTTTATTGGCTTAAAAATACTTGTAACAAAAAGGATTGTAAAGGCAATATCAAATGTGCCATGGTCATTTTCATGAAGCTAAATTTCCATGATAAAGAGGCAagagtatttaaaaaaaattaaatacctCAACAGTTGAAACTGTATGGCCTATTGATGGACTTGCCAAGCCAGCAACTGAAATTATATCGCCAGCTCCAGCACTATCAATTAGAACCATGCTTGTACCCTTCTTTTTCATCAGCTTCACCACCTATTAAAGGAAATTCATAAGATTAGAGTTGCCGGTGGAAGGACAAGATATCTTGATCTCATAATGCGAttgttaattaataaaaaaacaacaCTAAGGAGTTCATTCAACATTTCAGTTCATATGTTACCCATTTCAAGATAGTAATATTTCAAGAAATGCATACCATTTCTATTACATTTTgaatataagtatataactaaTTTTATGAATGATAGCGGTAGAGTTATAAGCATTGTCTACACAACGGTAAATAAGAGTATGCATCACATTCATATAATTTAATGAATTACATATTATCTGACTAATTAACGGTCTATCATAATGCAAATGTCATTACAAGCTCATAGATCAACAAACCTTTCCCTCTTCAATCTTTTCGACACCAGAATCTTTATGACGTAGCCCATGAACCCTGTCGCCAAGACGTACAACCCCAGAATACACACGTCCAGTCAAAATTCGCCCAAGATAGAAGTCTTTTTCCATCATTGAAACCTGAAAAGCACTATTAACCATGGTTTTTCACCGATCTAAAGTATATATCCAAGAAGAGTAAAGGAAAACAACAATAAATTAAAGAGGGTCTAAATGAGAGAAAATGAAAGTATGAAACCAGAGTTTATAAAAGCCATAGTGATTTTAACTTGTGGAGTATTATAGTTAATTGTGACTTGTGATTATTTGGATACAATAATTAAAGTAGATTTTCTAAGTAGTGAACAAGGACAACTTTTTATGTATTCAATAGGAAATAGGATCAAGTCATCCAGCTCCTCTACAAATTGCAATTGAGAAAAGTGCATTGGTAAAAAAACACTGTATCAATAAGACAACATCCCTATATCAGAAAAGACAGACATATTTTAAATACCAACCAGCATTTGAAAAGGTGCATCAATGCTTGTGTTTGGTGGTTTGACATGTGATACAATGGCATCAAGCAACTGTGACATATTTCTGGCCTCGGCAGGAGGATCCTTGGTAAAGGTGGTGGATGCCCATCCTTCTTTAGCAGAAGCATAAAGAACTGGAAAGTCAAGTTGCTCCTCTATACAtaccaataaaaaataatgagaTTTCAGAAACGGAGTTTAAGCTATAGGACAATCGAGCATAATCCTTTCCATTCTTCTACCTGTAGCACCCAGGTTGGCAAATAGATCAAACACCAGACTCTCAACTTCATCACATGTCTCTTCAGTAActacataaaataaaaatcacaagGATTAGTCCACTACACAGAAGTACCAAAAAGATGCAAATAAGCATAGGTTGATGAGAATTGAGAAAGGAAAAACATTTATTGCCTTCCAGCGATAACTGATACCAACACTAACAGAAAATTGAGAAAGTGTCAGTGCCAACTTCTCTGTTTTATTGTGCAAAATGTGGCAAGAAGGAAAACCAACCACATCAGGAAACCAAATCTCTAAGGTAGACTGGTAGAACAGGAACAATGAACTCAAAATCCAGAGGAAGAGAAAGAGGCTATATAGGAAATCAGATAGCATTTGGGAAGATTGAAAAAGAAGTTGgtgcttttttcttcttctgcatGTATGTACATTTAGAAAgattgaaaaagaaattggaGTTTTTTCTTGatctatgttttttattttttttctgtatGTACAGCATCATAAACCACGTCATCAACATAATTTCTAATCTACGTGACATGCTATAAGAAACTGTGGCAAATAACTAGGAAACTACCTGAAGGTCGGTCTACTTTGTTTAAAAGAAGAAGAGGCCGCAACCCATACTTCAATGCTTTCGCAAGAACAAATTTTGTCTGCGCAAGTGGACCTTCACCAGCATCAACGACCAAAACTGCTCCCTCAACCATACCAACAACACGTTCAACCTGCTCATCAACCAAATTCAACACAAGAAATTGAGAAAAGCAGAAGCACCACAACCAGTACACAGTTTTCACTAATATCTAATTATAATTCACATTAAAAATCATTAACAGAGATTTAACATTCTTTTCAATACTCTCTCATTGATCAGTTAAAATTCATGCGGGTCCATATTTTCCGTGTACCCCACATGAAATTCAACCAATTAATGAGTGAGTATAGCTAGCATTTCTCTTAGCAAATTATAGAGCTTTGTAATCCTGCAAGGCCACCAAGAGAAAATACAAGTACAATATGCTGTTAGAATTCCAAATCCAAAGAAAAATTTACCATGCTTAAGCAAACAAGAGAACAAAATAAGCATTGTTATTAGCTAAAAGTCAAAACTAGATCATACCTCACCACCAAAATCAGCGTGTCCAGGAGTATCCACCATGTTGAGCTCATTCTCTTTCCACGAAACAGTGGTAACCTGAAAATCCAAGCATTCAAGGTGATGCCCATTTCTCACAGAACACTAAACATGCTAGTTTTGGATTTCGGAGCCACGA
This portion of the Lotus japonicus ecotype B-129 chromosome 3, LjGifu_v1.2 genome encodes:
- the LOC130742615 gene encoding uncharacterized protein LOC130742615, with translation MAVGPLLLRSLWSSTRKSLSSSSPSPPSRFFSRPFSAASAAAAASATAPAGSLDPNRLRNVAVIAHVDHGKTTLMDRILRQCGADIPHERAMDSNSLERERGITIASKVTTVSWKENELNMVDTPGHADFGGEVERVVGMVEGAVLVVDAGEGPLAQTKFVLAKALKYGLRPLLLLNKVDRPSVTEETCDEVESLVFDLFANLGATEEQLDFPVLYASAKEGWASTTFTKDPPAEARNMSQLLDAIVSHVKPPNTSIDAPFQMLVSMMEKDFYLGRILTGRVYSGVVRLGDRVHGLRHKDSGVEKIEEGKVVKLMKKKGTSMVLIDSAGAGDIISVAGLASPSIGHTVSTVEVMSALPTVVLDPPTISMTFGVNDSPLAGRDGTHLTGGRIGDRLLAESETNLAINVLPGLSETYEVQGRGELQLGILIENMRREGFELSVSPPKVMYKTEKGQKLEPVEEVTIEVNDEHVGLVMEALSHRRAEITDMGPVSGTVGRTRLSLTCPSRGLVGYRSVFSSDTRGTGFMHRAFLEYEKYRGPLGNVRKGVLVSMGFGTVTAHALMSLEARGTLFVAPGMDAYDGMIVGEHSRETDLDVNPVRSKELTNIRAASKDENVKLTPPRLMTLEEAIGYVASDELIEVTPKAIRLRKKYLDVNKRKTMSKRPKE